AAAAACTTGTCAACGATGGCCATGCCCATAACATCAAGAGTGCTAAAAGAATGGTAGAAAGAGTACGGCCAGAGGTCTGGGATGTGTTAGAGGAAGTAATTAAAGAACATCCGGTTCTCTTAAACCGTGCCCCAACTCTACACCGGTTAGGTATCCAGGCCTTTGAACCGGTATTGGTGGAAGGCCGGGCCATTAAGATTCATCCCATGGTATGTACTGCCTACAACGCGGACTTTGACGGTGACCAAATGGCTGTGCACGTACCGCTGTCTGCCGAAGCACAGGCCGAAGCCAGACTGCTAATGCTGGCTGCCAACAACATCCTTAACCCGAAGGATGGCAAGCCGGTGGCCAGTCCCACCCAGGACATGGTTTTAGGTTGCTATTACCTGACCATGCAAAAGGATGGAGCTAAGGGCGAGGGCAGTATCTTTAAAGATGAGCAGGAAGCTATCCTGGCCTACGATAACGGAGCAGTTTCTCTGCATGCACTGGTCACGGTTCGCCGTAAGAACGGTGAGAGAATACAAACAACCGTTGGTAGAATCATCTTTAATGAAGTAATTCCGGATAAGCTGGGCTTTATCAATAAAGTATGCGATAAGAAAACTCTCAGCAAGATTGTCGCCGATTGTTATCGTAAGCTGGGTAATGCCCATACCGCAGAAACACTGGATGGTATAAAAGCTTTGGGTTATAAATACTCCACCCAGGCGGGTATTACCATTGGTGTGGCTGACATCACCATTCCGGAAGCGAAAAAAGAAATTTTGAACAAAGCCGAAGAACAGGTTAATAAAATTGAAACCCAATTCCGGCGGGGTCTCATTACTGAGGATGAACGCTATCGTAAAGTAATTGGCATTTGGAATGATGCCACGGATAAAGTAACCAAAGCCCTTATGGACAGCTTAGATAGATTTAATAACGTGTACATGATGGCTACCTCCGGTGCCCGTGGTAACATTCAGCAGATTCGTCAGCTGGCCGGCATGCGTGGTTTGATGGCTGACCCATCGGGTAGAATTATTGACTTGCCCATTAAAGCCAACTTCCGGGAAGGCCTGACCGTATTAGAATACTTTATCTCCACTCACGGTGCCCGGAAAGGTTTGGCGGATACAGCCCTGCGTACCGCCGACTCAGGTTATCTAACCCGTCGTCTGGTGGATGTGGCTCAAGACGTAATTGTCCGGGAAGATGATTGCGGTACCACCGAAGGGGTGGAAGTTACTGAAATCAGAGACGGTACGGAAACCATTGAAAAACTTGCTGAACGCCTGGAAGGCCGCGTTCCTATGGAACCAGTGGTTCATCCAGAAACCGGCGAAGTGATTATCTCCCAGGAGCAAGTTGACAACCACGGTCTGATTACTGAAGAACAAGCCCAGGCCATTCAGGAGGCAGGCATTACTAAGGTTAAGATACGTTCCGTTATTACCTGTAAAACTCGCTATGGCGTTTGCAAGCATTGTTACGGCAAAAACTTAGCCACCGGCGGTGCCATCGATATTGGTGAAGCAGTGGGCATCATTGCCGCCCAGTCCATCGGCGAACCAGGTACCCAGCTGACCATGCGTACCTTCCACACCGGTGGTGTAGCCGGAGACGATATTACCCAAGGTCTTCCCAGGGTTGAGGAATTATTTGAAGCCCGTCGACCTAAAGGTCAGGCCATTGTTTGCGAAGAAGACGGCGTAGTAGCTATTAGGGAAGTGAAGGGACGCCGCGAAATAGAGATTACTAAGGCTAACGGCGAAAAGAATGTCTATGCGGTGCCCTACGGTGCTCGCCTCAAAGTCAAAGAGGGTCAGTTTGTGGAAGCAGGGGACGAACTAACAGAGGGTTCTGTCAACCCGCACGATCTATTAAAGATCAAAGGTCCCTCCGGCGTACAGATTTACCTGCTGCAGGAAGTACAGCGAGTCTATCGCTTGCAGGGTGTGGAAATTAATGATAAACACATCGAAGTAATGATTCGTCAGATGCTGCGCAAGGTAAAAGTTGAGGAAGCCGGCGATACCGAACTGCTGCCCGGCGGACTGATCGACGTCTTTGAATTTGAAGAAGAGAACCGCAAGGTTATTGAACAGGGCGGCGAACCGGCGGTGGCCAAACCGGTACTGCTGGGTATCACCAAGGCATCCTTGGCCACAGACTCCTTCCTCTCCGCTGCTTCCTTCCAAGAGACCACCAGGGTATTAACTGAAGCAGCCATCAAAGGTAAGATGGATCCGCTGCTCGGCTTAAAGGAAAACGTTATTATTGGCAAACTTGTACCTGCCGGCACCGGTATGTCACGCTACCGTAATATAGAAGTGATTTCCGATAAAGAACAAGAGGCTGAAGATAATCGTGACATACTTTTACCCATGGGTGATGACCAGTTGGTAGCAGCAGAAAAAAGTGAGGATTTTGACCTGGTTCTAGAAAAATAACCCATCAAGAACTAAAACTACAAATTCTTGACATGGGCTAATATTAAGTGATATTATATGTAAGTGTTTTATTGGTGGAGGTGGGATTACCATGTCTTTAGAGCCGCTGAAGACAGCGCGCAAAAAGACAATAGGCGCAAAACAAACCGCAAAAGCAGTGGAAAGACAACAGGCAAAACAGGTTTTCTGGGCTGCTGATGCAGAAGCTCGCGTGGTTGATCCCATTCTCCGGAACTGTTCTTCTAAAAATATACCAACTATAAAAGTAGACAGCATGAAAGAATTGGGCAGAGCCTGCAACATTGAGGTGGGCTGTGCTATTGCTGCTATTATTGAATTTTAACGCAGTACTTCGAGAGGAGGTGTAGAGAGTATGCCTACCATTAACCAGCTTATTCGCAAGGGTCGTGAGGAGGTTACCTACAAGTCTGATTCTCCCGCCCTCAAAGAATGTCCTCAAAAGCGTGGCGTTTGCACAAGGGTTTATACTACAACCCCTAAAAAGCCCAACTCTGCCCTGCGCAAAGTAGCCCGTGTTCGCTTGACTAACGGCATTGAGGTAACATCTTACATTCCGGGTATTGGCCACAACCTGCAGGAGCACTCCGTAGTACTGGTCCGTGGTGGTCGTGTGAAAGACCTGCCTGGCGTACGTTACCACATTGTTCGCGGCGCGCTGGATTCTGCCGGTGTGCAAAACCGTAATCGCGGTCGCTCCAAGTATGGGGCTAAACGTCCTAAGAAATAATATGATTGCTTATTAAAGTTTAAATATGAAAGAATTATTGCGTAAAGGGGGGAAAATTAGTGCCAAGAAGAGGTGGAATCCCCAAACGGGAAGTGTTGCCGGATCCTGTATACGGTAGCAAAGTAGTTGCTAAACTGATAAACCAAGTCATGCTAGACGGTAAACGCGGCATCGCCGAAAGAATCGTTTACGAGGCTTTTGATATTGTTCGCGAAAAGACTGGCAAGAATCCCTTGGAAGTCTTTGACGCTGCTATGAAGAATGTAATGCCCGTATTGGAAGTTAAAGCTCGCCGGGTAGGTGGTGCTAACTACCAAGTTCCAGTGGAAGTTCGGCCAGAACGTCGCCAAACTTTAGGTATTCGTTGGCTTACCAACTACACCCGCAAGCGTGCTGGCAGGACCATGGCAGAAAAACTGGCTGCCGAATTGATGGATGCAGCAAACAACGTAGGCGCAACAGTTAAGAAACGTGAAGATACACATAAAATGGCGGAGGCCAACAAGGCATTTGCTCACTACAGGTGGTAAGGGGGAATCATTATGGCCCGACAGTTTCCGTTGGAAAGAACCCGCAACATAGGCATAATGGCCCATATTGATGCCGGAAAAACCACTACCACAGAGCGTATTTTGTTCTACACCGGGAAAGTTCACAAGATTGGTGAAACACATGACGGCGCAGCTACCATGGACTGGATGGTCCAGGAGCAGGAGCGTGGTATTACCATCACCTCTGCTGCTACAACCGCCCAGTGGAATAACCATCGTATAAATATTATAGACACACCCGGCCACGTGGATTTTACAGTTGAAGTAGAACGTTCGCTAAGGGTGTTAGATGGTGCAGTTGCTGTGTTCTGTTCGGTCGGTGGGGTAGAGCCCCAATCTGAAACTGTCTGGAGACAGGCCGATAAGTACGGCGTGCCCAGAATTGCTTACATTAACAAAATGGATCGTGTTGGTGCTGATTTCTTTAACGGCATGAACATGATCAGGGAACGCCTGGGTGCTAACCCAGTGGCGATCCAACTACCCATTGGTAGCGAGGATCGATTCAAAGGAATTGTAGATCTGGTAACTAACAAAGCTATTATTTATGTCGATGATCTGGGTACCAAGAGTGAGGCTACTGATATTCCTGCCGATATGGCAGAGTTGGTGGCAGAGTACCGGGAGAAACTGCTGGAAGCAGTGGCTGAGTCCGATGAAGAATTAATGATGAAGTACCTTGAGGGTGAAGAGCTTACAGAGGAAGAAATTAAGTTAGCCATTCGTAAAGCTACCCTCGCTGTCAAGATTACACCGGTACTTTGCGGTTCTTCCTTTAAAAACAAGGGTGTGCAGCCTTTGTTGGATGCCATTGTGGATTATCTGCCGGCACCCACCGATGTGCCGGCTATTCAAGGGGTTAACCCCGACACAGGGGCGGAAGATCAAAGAATCTCCAGTGACGCTGAGCCTTTCTCGGCCCTGGCTTTCAAGATTATGACCGACCCTTATGTGGGTAAACTAACCTACTTCCGGGTATATTCCGGTGTCTTACACTCCGGTTCCTATGTTTACAACTCCACTAAAGGCAAGAGAGAACGTATCGGTCGTATTCTCCAGATGCACGCCAACCACCGGGAAGAAATTCCCGAGGTATATGCCGGAGATATTGCGGCGGCTGTGGGTTTGAAGGATACAACCACCGGCGATACTCTCTGCGATGATAAACACCCCATTATTCTGGAGTCCATGGACTTCCCTGATCCGGTCATTCAAGTGGCCATCGAGCCCAAGACTAAGGCGGATCAGGACAAAATGGGTGTTGCCCTAAATAAACTCTCTGAGGAAGATCCCACCTTTAGGGTGCATACCGATGAAGAAACCGGTCAAACCATCATTGCTGGTATGGGCGAACTTCATTTAGAGATTATTGTGGATCGCCTTATGCGTGAGTTTAAAGTGGATGCTAACGTAGGTCGGCCCCAGGTTGCTTACAAAGAAACCATTCGCAAAGCAGTTAAAGCCGAAGGTAAATTTGTACGGCAATCAGGTGGTAAAGGTCAATACGGCCATGTTTGGATTGAGTTGGAACCTCTGGAGCCAGGTGGCGCAGGGTATGAATTTGTCAACAAGATTGTTGGTGGGGTTGTACCCAAAGAATACATTACACCCGTTGATAACGGTATTAGAGAAGCCATGGAAAACGGTATTTTAGCCGGCTATCCCATGGTGGACATTAAAGCCACACTCTTCGATGGATCTTACCACGAGGTTGACTCTTCAGAAATGGCCTTTAAAATTGCCGGCTCCATGGCCTTTAAGAATGGTGCCCAAAAGGCAGAACCAGTCCTGCTGGAGCCCATCTTTAAAGTAGAGGTAACTGTTCCCGAGGAATATCTCGGTGATGTTATCGGAGACCTCAACAGCCGTCGGGGACGCATTGAAGAAATGAACCAACGTGCCAATGCACGAATTGTAACTGCCTATGTACCTCTTTCGGAAATGTTTGGTTATGCCACCGACTTGCGTTCCAAGACCCAGGGTCGTGGCACCTACAGTATGCAGCATGACCACTATGAAGAGGTGCCCAAGAATATTGCTGAAGGCATTATTGCTAAGAGAAATGGTTAATTGATAGAAAAATCCCCATATGTGCAAGGAGGAAAGTATAAAATGGCTAAAGCTAAATTTGAACGTACCAAACCCCACGTTAACATTGGTACCATTGGTCACGTAGACCATGGTAAAACCACTCTGACCGCAGCTATTACCATTGTTTTGTCAACCATTGGCGGCGCTGCTGTAAGACGTTATGACGAAATCGACAACGCTCCCGAAGAGCGTGAACGTGGTATTACCATTAACACCTCCCACGTTGAATATGAAACCGCTAACCGTCACTATGCCCACGTTGACTGCCCCGGTCACGCTGACTATGTTAAGAACATGATTACCGGTGCTGCTCAAATGGACGGTGCCATCCTGGTTGTATCTGCCGCTGACGGCCCCATGCCTCAAACCCGTGAGCACATCCTGCTCTCTCGTCAGGTAGGCGTACCCTACATCGTAGTATTCTTAAATAAAGCCGATATGGTTGACGATCCCGAACTGCTTGAACTGGTAGACATGGAAGTTCGTGAACTGCTCAACTCCTATGAATTCCCTGGCGATGACACCCCCATCGTAGCCGGCTCCGGCCTGAAAGCTCTGGAATGTGGCTGCGGTAAGCGCGAGTGCGAATGGTGTGGCAAGATTTGGGAACTGATGGACAATGTAGACAAGTACATTCCTACTCCCGAACGTGCAGTAGATAAGCCCTTCCTGATGCCCGTAGAAGACGTGTTCTCCATCACCGGTCGTGGTACTGTAGCCACCGGTCGTGTAGAGCGTGGTCAAGTAAAAGTACAAGATGAAGTAGAAATCGTAGGTCTCAATGATAAGCCTCGTAAGACTGTAGTAACCGGCGTAGAAATGTTCCGCAAACTGCTGGACTATGCCCAAGCTGGTGATAACATTGGTACTCTGCTGCGCGGTGTAGACCGTAAAGAAATTGAACGTGGTCAAGTACTGGCTAAGCCTGGCAGCATTAAGCCTCACACCAAATACTCTGCGGAAGTATATGTACTGACCAAAGAAGAAGGTGGCCGTCACACCCCATTCTTTAACGGCTATCGTCCTCAATTCTACTTCCGTACCACCGACGTAACCGGCGTTGTTCAACTGCCTGAGGGTGTAGAAATGGTTATGCCCGGTGACAACATTAAAGTAGACGTTGACCTGATTACCCCCATCGCTATCGAAGAAGGTCTGCGCTTTGCTATTCGTGAAGGCGGCCGTACCGTAGGCGCTGGTGTAGTAACCGGTATTCGCGAATAATTTAGATGTTCGAAATTCGAAGTTCGAAGTTCGAAAAAGGAATCCAGAGGAGTGCCTGGCTCGAACCTCGAACCCGAACCTCGAACAGCTAGAACGACTAGCGATGAAGTGGAAGGTTGCTCAAAGTGCGAGGGAATTTTCATGGAGCAGTCCGCAAATCGGACGAAGGGAGAGTAAGCCATTATGAAAAACCAAAAAATTAGAATTAGACTTAAGGCCTTTGATCATCAAATGCTTGATCAGTCTGCTACCAAGATTGTAGACACAGCCAAGCGGACCGGTGCTCAGGTTGCAGGTCCTGTACCCCTGCCAACCGAAAAAAGCATTTATACCATTTTGCGTTCCCCCCATGTCAACAAAGACTCCCGGGAACAATTTGAAATGCGTGTACACAAACGTTTGATTGATATTCTTGAACCCACCCCGAAGACTGTGGACGCTCTTATGCGCCTAGATCTGCCTGCCGGCGTGGACATTGAAATCAAGCTGTAATTTACCCCGACAGTGTATGTTGGGAGCCGGGTTACTACAATCGGCTTCTAACCTCTGACTATAACAGGAGGTGTTAACCATGCCAAAAGGTATTCTTGGCAAGAAAGTTGGCATGACCCAGATCTTTACTGAAGCAGGTATTGCCATACCGGTAACAGTTGTAGAAGCTGGCCCATGCTATGTAGTACAAAAGAAAACCCCCGAGAATGATGGTTACAGTGCAATACAATTAGGTTTTGGCGAAAAGCGTGAAAACCTGTTGAACAAACCCACCAAGGGTCACTTAACTAAAGCCGGTGTACGTCCGGTTCGTTTCTTGCGGGAAATCAAAGTAGAAAATATTGACGAATATCAAGTTGGTCAAGAGATTAAAGCGGACATCTTTGCCCAAGGTGAAAAGGTGGACGTTGTAGGAACTTCCAAAGGACGCGGTTTTGCCGGTGGTATTAAACGTCACAACTTCCATCGTGGACCCATGGCCCATGGTTCCAAGTATCACCGTCGGCCCGGTTCCTCCGCAGCCAAAGGCCCTGCTCGGACCTTTAAAGGCAGAAAGCTCCCCGGCCATTATGGTGTGGATCGGGTAACCGTGCAGAATCTTGAAGTAGTTAAGGTTGATGCTGAACGCAATCTGCTTGCCATTAAAGGTGCCGTACCCGGACCACGGGGTGGCCTACTACTGGTTAAAAACAGCGTCAAAGCCAAGTAGCGTGACGCAGCGAAAGGAGGACTGTGAAGAATGCCTAAAGTAGCTTTATATAACATCAGTGGCCAACAGGTGGGCGAAGTGGAGCTCAAGGACGAAGTTTTTGGCATAGAGCCCCATGAAGCCGTACTGTTTGACGCAGTCACCATGCAATTGGCCTGCCAGCGTCAAGGAACCCATGATACCAAAACCAGAGCTGAGGTAAGAGGCGGTGGACGTAAACCCTGGCGTCAAAAGGGAACCGGTCGTGCCAGAGTTGGCAGCACCAGATCCCCCATCTGGCGTAAAGGTGGTATTGTCTTTGGCCCCCATCCCCGGGATTATTCCTACTCTCTGCCTAAGAAAGTGCGTAGACTGGCTCTCAAGTCTGCTCTTTCCAGCAAGGTATTGGAACAAAACATCATTGTCTTGGATCAACTGACACTGGATGCTCCCAAGACTAAAGAAATGGTTAGCATTTTAAACAACCTCAAAGTAAACAAAGCTTTGGTTGTAACCGCTGACCGGGATCTGAACGTAGAAAAATCTGCCCGTAATATTGAGGGTGTTAAGCCACTCAAAGCAGCAGGTGTCAATGTTTATGATCTGTTGAAATACCCCAAGCTAGTAATTACTAAGGACGCCGTTGCCAAGATTGAGGAGGTGCTGGCGTAATGAAAAATCCACGCGACATCCTCATTAAGCCGGTGGTAACCGAAAAAAGTACCGGTTTGTTAGCAGAAAACAAGTATACCTTTATTGTTGATATAAATGCTAATAAAACAGAAATTAAAAAGGCTGTTGAGGATATCTTTAAAGTTAAAGTAGAAAATGTTAACACCATGCGGGTGAAGGGAAAGTTGAAGCGTGTTCGCCAATTCACCGGCAGAACCCCTGAACGTAAGAAAGCAATCGTAACCTTAAAAGATGGCGACAAGATCGAGATCTTTGAAGGACTGTAAGGAGGGAAGCCCAGGTGGCAGTAAAAATCTATAAACCTACCTCACCTGGCCGCCGGTTTGTTACCGTCCCCGACTTTAGCGAGATCACCAAGTCTGAACCTGAAAAATCTCTGCTGGAGCCTCTTAAGAAGAACGGAGGACGCAATGCCCAGGGCCGATTAACCGTGCGGCACCAGGGTGGTGGCCATAAGCGGATGTACCGCATTATTGATTTCAAGCGCAACAAAGATGGCGTTCCCGCCAAAGTTGCTGCCATTGAATATGATCCTAATCGTTCCGCTCGTATTGCCTTGCTGCATTATGTGGACGGTGAAAAACGTTACATTCTGGCCCCTGTGGGTCTGGAAGTTGGTATGATCATTGAATCTGGTCCGGAGTCAGACATCAAAGTTGGTAACTGCTTACCACTGAGGAATATTCCTGTTGGTACCATGGTACACAACATTGAACTGTATCCCGGAGCAGGAGCCCAATTGGTACGTTCAGCCGGTGCTGCTGCCCAGCTGATGGCTAAAGAAGGCAAATACGCTAACCTGCGTCTGCCCTCCGGCGAAATGCGCCTGGTACTGCAAGAATGCCGGGCAACCGTTGGTCAGGTGGGTAACCTGGATCACGAAAACATTACCATTGGTAAAGCCGGTCGTAAGCGTCATCTGGGTATCAGACCTACCGTTCGTGGTAAGGTAATGAACCCTGTGGATCACCCCCATGGTGGTGGTGAAGGACGTAACCCCATCGGTCGGAACCCATCTACTCCTTGGGGTAAACTGGCAATGGGTGTTAAAACCCGCGGTCGCAAGAAAAGTGATCGCCTGATCGTCAAGCGTCGTAATCAGAAATAATTAAGGGGTCACAACACACCCGGCCCCGTGAGTATGGAACAAAGGGCATGATCCGGAAGGAGGTTCATAATGACTCGTTCTCTTAAAAAAGGACCGTTTATTGACGATCACCTTTTGAAGAAAGTAGAACAGATGAATGAGAAGGGCGAAAAGAAAGTCATTAAGACTTGGTCTCGCCGTTCCACCATCTTCCCGCAAATGATCGGTCATACAATTGCAGTTTATGATGGACGGAAGCATATTCCTGTATACGTAACTGAAGATATGGTCGGACATAAGTTGGGTGAATTCGCACCCACACGGACCTACAGGGGCCACGCTGGTTCCGAAAAGTCCACTTCGCTGAGATAACCACAAGAGGGGGCTAAACGATGGAAGCGAGAGCAATCGCCAAATTTATCCGCGTATCCCCGCGTAAAGCCCGCATGGTAGTAGATTTAATCAGAGGCAAAAAATTGGAAGAGGCTTTAGCAATCTTGCGCTATACTCCCAATAAAGCTGCTGAAGCTGTGACCAAAGTGGTCAAATCTGCTGCCGCTAACGCGGAACACAACTACGAAATGGATAAGGACGATTTAGTAATATCCCAAATTTTCGTAGATCAGGGCCCCACCCTGAAACGTGTTATGCCAAGAGCGATGGGACGTGCGGATATTATTAAAAGAAAAACCAGCCACATTACAGTGGTAGTGTCGGATAAAAAGGAGGGATAATTGCGTGGGCCAGAAGGTTAACCCCAAGGGTTTGCGAATTGGCATTATCAAGGATTGGGAAGGTAAATGGTTCGCTGATAAGCGCAATTACTCCAATTTACTGATCGAAGATGTAAAAATTCGCGAATTTATTAAGCGCAAGCTATACCAAGCTGGTATTGCCAAAACTCAAATTGAACGTGCTGCCAATCGTGTAAAGGTTTCCATTCATACTGCCAAACCCGGTATTGTTATTGGCCGCGGTGGTGCTGAGGTTGAAAGTTTAAGAAAAGAACTGGAAAAAATGACTGGCAAGCAAGTTCATGTCAATATCGTAGAAATTAAAACCCCGGATACAGATGCCCAGTTGGTGGCTGAAAACATTGCTGCCCAATTGGAAAAGCGGATTGCATTCCGTCGGGCTATGAAGCAAACTGTACAGCGCTCCCTCAGAATGGGTGCGAAGGGTATTAAAATTGCCTGCAGTGGACGTTTGGCCGGTGCTGAAATTGCTCGTACCGAATGGTACAGTGAAGGTAAAGTGCCTCTGCATACACTGCGCGCTGACATTGATTATGGTTTTGCCGAAGCTAACACAACCTACGGTAAAATTGGTGTAAAAGTTTGGATCTATAAAGGAGAAGTTTTGCCGGAAGCGAAAAAACCCGCAGCCGGACAAGGAGGCGAGTAACCGATGCTTATTCCGAAAAGGGTTAAATACCGTAAGCAGCACCGTCCCCGTGGCAACGGCGGCATGGCTAAAGGCGGTAGAGAGGTAAGTTTCGGTGAATACGGCATCCAGGCCCTAGAGGCCGGTTGGATTACAAACCGTCAAATCGAAGCTGCTCGTATTGCAATGACCCGTTATATTAAACGCGGTGGTAAGGTGTGGATCCGCATCTTCCCGGATAAGCCCATCACCCAAAAACCCGCTGAAACTCGTATGGGTTCCGGTAAGGGTGCTCCGGAACACTGGGTAGCCATTGTTAAGGCAGGTCGCGTTATGTTTGAAGTGGCCGGTGTCCCCGAAGCAACTGCTCGTGAGGCACTGCGTCTGGCTATGCACAAGCTACCCGTAAAATGTAAGTTTGTAAAACGTGGGGAAGTAGGTGAAGCCAATGAAGGTTAAAGAAATTAGAGAACTCACCGATGCTGAACTGGCTAAAAAGCTTTACGACTCCAAAGATGAGCTCTTTAAGCTAAGATTTCAGTTGGCCACCGGACAATTGGATAACCCCATGAAGATTAAAGAGGTTAAAAAGAAAATTGCCCGCTTAAAGACTATTGAAACTGAAAGAAAACTGGGCATTCGATAACAAGGTTGTAAATTGTCATCGACCAGGAAGGAGGTACGATGGTGGAGCAGCGTAATATGCGCAAGGTTCGTCAGGGTAGAGTTGTCAGTGACAAAATGGATAAGACCATTGTTGTTGCTGTTGAAGATCGTGTTCGTCACCCCCTTTATAACCGCACCATTCGTAAAACAAAGAAATTTAAAGCCCATGATGAAGAAAATAGCTGCCGTATTGGCGATATCGTCCGCATCATGGAAACCCGCCCGCTGTCCAAGGATAAGCGCTGGCGTGTGATCGAAATCCTGGAAAGGGCCGAACAGCTATAATATTTAGCTGTACCCGGTACGAAGGGAGGTTAATTCAGTGATTCAAGTTCAAACAACCTTGAAAGCTGCTGATAACACAGGAGCCCGTAAACTGATGTGCATCAAGGTATTGGGCGGATCCATGCGTCGTTATGCCAGCGTCGGAGATATTATTGTGTGCTCCGTTAAAGAAGCTACACCCGGCGGCGTTGTCAAAAAAGGCGATGTTGTTAAGTGCGTAATTGTTCGTACTGCCAAAGAAGTTCGTCGTGAAGATGGCTCTTACATCAAATTTGATGAAAATGCAGCCGTGATCATTAAAGAGGATAAAACCCCTCGGGGTACTCGTATCTTTGGACCCGTGGCCCGTGAGTTGCGTGAAAAAGACTTCATGAAAATTGTTTCCCTTGCACCGGAAGTTATATAGTGAGAGGGGACTTTTTACCAAGAGGTAAGAGTGGTAGGAGTGACTCTTACACAGGAGGTGTATGTACTACATGCCGAAAGTTCATGTTCGCAAGGGCGATACGGTACTGGTGATTACCGGTAAAGATGCCGGGAAAAAAGGTAAAGTATTGTCTGTAGAACCGGCCAAGAGCCGAGTTATTGTGGAAAAAGTAAATGTTGTTAAGCGTCATCGTAAGGCCACTCCCCAGATGCCTCAAGGAGGTATCGTGGAACAAGAGGCCCCCATCCATAGCTCTAATGTTATGCTGTTCTGCAATAAGTGCAACAAGCCTACCAGAATCAAGAAAAGAATTCTGGATAACGGCAACAAGGAACGAGTTTGCAAACATTGCGGAGAAACACTAAGCTAACAAGAGTGTCGGAAAGGAGGAGAGCACGTGGCAAGACTAAAGGAAAAATACCTGAACGAAGTTCTGCCGGCTATGATGCAAAAGTTCGGCTATAAGAATGTAATGCAGGTTCCCAAGGTGGAAAAAGTAGTCATCAATGTCGGGTTAGGCGAAGCTATTCAAAACTCAAAAGCTGTTGACGCCGCCGTAGGTGACCTAATGGCCATCACCGGGCAAAAACCCATTACCACCAAAGCCAAGAAATCAATTGCCGCCTTTAAATTACGGGCTGGCATGACCATTGGTGCTAAGGTAACCCTGCGTGGAGATCGGATGTATGAGTTTGTAGATAAACTCTTCAATATCGCACTGCCTCGGGTAAGAGATTTTCGTGGTGTTTCCGACAAGTCCTTTGATGGCCGTGGCAACTACACCCTGGGCTTGAAAGA
This region of Desulforamulus ferrireducens genomic DNA includes:
- a CDS encoding ribosomal L7Ae/L30e/S12e/Gadd45 family protein, with protein sequence MSLEPLKTARKKTIGAKQTAKAVERQQAKQVFWAADAEARVVDPILRNCSSKNIPTIKVDSMKELGRACNIEVGCAIAAIIEF
- the rpsL gene encoding 30S ribosomal protein S12 produces the protein MPTINQLIRKGREEVTYKSDSPALKECPQKRGVCTRVYTTTPKKPNSALRKVARVRLTNGIEVTSYIPGIGHNLQEHSVVLVRGGRVKDLPGVRYHIVRGALDSAGVQNRNRGRSKYGAKRPKK
- the fusA gene encoding elongation factor G, with product MARQFPLERTRNIGIMAHIDAGKTTTTERILFYTGKVHKIGETHDGAATMDWMVQEQERGITITSAATTAQWNNHRINIIDTPGHVDFTVEVERSLRVLDGAVAVFCSVGGVEPQSETVWRQADKYGVPRIAYINKMDRVGADFFNGMNMIRERLGANPVAIQLPIGSEDRFKGIVDLVTNKAIIYVDDLGTKSEATDIPADMAELVAEYREKLLEAVAESDEELMMKYLEGEELTEEEIKLAIRKATLAVKITPVLCGSSFKNKGVQPLLDAIVDYLPAPTDVPAIQGVNPDTGAEDQRISSDAEPFSALAFKIMTDPYVGKLTYFRVYSGVLHSGSYVYNSTKGKRERIGRILQMHANHREEIPEVYAGDIAAAVGLKDTTTGDTLCDDKHPIILESMDFPDPVIQVAIEPKTKADQDKMGVALNKLSEEDPTFRVHTDEETGQTIIAGMGELHLEIIVDRLMREFKVDANVGRPQVAYKETIRKAVKAEGKFVRQSGGKGQYGHVWIELEPLEPGGAGYEFVNKIVGGVVPKEYITPVDNGIREAMENGILAGYPMVDIKATLFDGSYHEVDSSEMAFKIAGSMAFKNGAQKAEPVLLEPIFKVEVTVPEEYLGDVIGDLNSRRGRIEEMNQRANARIVTAYVPLSEMFGYATDLRSKTQGRGTYSMQHDHYEEVPKNIAEGIIAKRNG
- the rpoC gene encoding DNA-directed RNA polymerase subunit beta'; this encodes MLELNNFDSIRIGLASPDKIRQWSSGEVKKPETINYRTLKPERDGLFCERIFGPTRDWECHCGKYKRVRYKGVVCDRCGVEVTRSKVRRERLGHIELAAPVSHIWYFKGIPSRMGLLLDMSPRALEKVLYFVSYIVIDPGDTPLLKKQLLTETEYREYKDKFGNNFKAGMGAEAVKVLLEEIDLAELARELRQELKDVSGQRKIRAIRRLEVVEAFKKSGNRPEWMIMDVVPVIPPELRPMVQLDGGRFATSDLNDLYRRVINRNNRLKRLLDLGAPDIIVRNEKRMLQEAVDALIDNGRRGRPVTGPGNRPLKSLSDMLKGKQGRFRQNLLGKRVDYSGRSVIVVGPNLKMHQCGLPKEMALELFKPFVMKKLVNDGHAHNIKSAKRMVERVRPEVWDVLEEVIKEHPVLLNRAPTLHRLGIQAFEPVLVEGRAIKIHPMVCTAYNADFDGDQMAVHVPLSAEAQAEARLLMLAANNILNPKDGKPVASPTQDMVLGCYYLTMQKDGAKGEGSIFKDEQEAILAYDNGAVSLHALVTVRRKNGERIQTTVGRIIFNEVIPDKLGFINKVCDKKTLSKIVADCYRKLGNAHTAETLDGIKALGYKYSTQAGITIGVADITIPEAKKEILNKAEEQVNKIETQFRRGLITEDERYRKVIGIWNDATDKVTKALMDSLDRFNNVYMMATSGARGNIQQIRQLAGMRGLMADPSGRIIDLPIKANFREGLTVLEYFISTHGARKGLADTALRTADSGYLTRRLVDVAQDVIVREDDCGTTEGVEVTEIRDGTETIEKLAERLEGRVPMEPVVHPETGEVIISQEQVDNHGLITEEQAQAIQEAGITKVKIRSVITCKTRYGVCKHCYGKNLATGGAIDIGEAVGIIAAQSIGEPGTQLTMRTFHTGGVAGDDITQGLPRVEELFEARRPKGQAIVCEEDGVVAIREVKGRREIEITKANGEKNVYAVPYGARLKVKEGQFVEAGDELTEGSVNPHDLLKIKGPSGVQIYLLQEVQRVYRLQGVEINDKHIEVMIRQMLRKVKVEEAGDTELLPGGLIDVFEFEEENRKVIEQGGEPAVAKPVLLGITKASLATDSFLSAASFQETTRVLTEAAIKGKMDPLLGLKENVIIGKLVPAGTGMSRYRNIEVISDKEQEAEDNRDILLPMGDDQLVAAEKSEDFDLVLEK
- the rpsG gene encoding 30S ribosomal protein S7, encoding MPRRGGIPKREVLPDPVYGSKVVAKLINQVMLDGKRGIAERIVYEAFDIVREKTGKNPLEVFDAAMKNVMPVLEVKARRVGGANYQVPVEVRPERRQTLGIRWLTNYTRKRAGRTMAEKLAAELMDAANNVGATVKKREDTHKMAEANKAFAHYRW